The DNA window TGCCGAATCTATTTTGGGTAAATACCATCATTATATTAATGAGCAGTGCTTCTATGCATTGGTCTTTAATTTTAGCGAAAAAAGATAACATAGATTTGCTTAAAATAGCGGTAGTCATTACTTCTCTTTTAGGTTTCGCATTTTTAGTGGGGCAATTGTATGCCTGGAAAGATTTAGTAGCCTCAAGCGTATGGTTTGCTGGTGAGCAATCTAACCCTGCCGGATCATTCCTGTATGTAATTACAGGTTTACACGCGGTTCACTTGATAAGCGGGATTGTCTTTTTAGCTATAGTATTAGTATCAACCTTTAGATTAAAAATACATTCCAAAAGATTGGCCAGAATAGAAATGTGTGCTACATATTGGCACTTTTTAGACATTCTTTGGCTATATTTGTTTGGCTTTTTATTATTGAATCACTAAAAGAAGTTTAATAATCACACGAGAAAATTATGGCAACAGTCGCAACAGCAGACGAGAAGAAAAAAGGGATTGACTGGGGTGGGGGTAATCGCCCACTTGGAGGTGTTCGTTATGGAAAACTGATGATGTGGTTTTTCCTCCTTTCCGATGCGTTTACATTTTCTGCATTACTGATCTCTTATGGTATGATCCGTTATAGCCATGAGGGTTATAGCTACGAGCAAACATATCAAGTAGAACAATATGGGCTCAATGTTCCAACTGCCCACGTTGTAATGGAAAACGGTGTAGCAGTAACCAAAAAAGGAGAATTTTATTTTTCCCAAAAATATTGGCCAGTACCTGAAAAAGTATTTGAGGCTGTTCCTTTCTTACACGGAAAGTCGCTTCCATTGGTCTTTGTGGGTATCATGACCTTTATTCTCATTATGAGTAGTGTGACAATGGTTCTGGCGGTGGAGGCTGGTCATAGGCGAGACCAGCGAGATGTAGAAAAATGGATGCTCTGGACGATTCTCGGAGGAATTGTGTTTCTGGGTAGCCAAGCCTGGGAGTGGGCTCACTTTATAGTCGGTACCGACGGTGGGGGAGCGCTGCGGACTTCCGGGGATGGAAGAAACCTCGGTGAAGTTATCTACGGAGCAGGCTTATCTGAAAACCAATATGGTCCTACGACTTTTGCTAACCTGTTCTTTTTTATCACAGGTTTTCACGGAACACACGTATTGAGTGGAGTGATTATCAACATTATTATCTTTTATAATACTGTAATGGGTATCTATGCCCGTAAAAATGACTACGAAATGGTCGAAAAGGT is part of the Microscilla marina ATCC 23134 genome and encodes:
- a CDS encoding cytochrome c oxidase subunit 3 produces the protein MIAGNTLDNKADFIEEPQETLSMHPQKFALWLFIVSIIMLFAAFTSAYIVRRAEGNWLEFDLPNLFWVNTIIILMSSASMHWSLILAKKDNIDLLKIAVVITSLLGFAFLVGQLYAWKDLVASSVWFAGEQSNPAGSFLYVITGLHAVHLISGIVFLAIVLVSTFRLKIHSKRLARIEMCATYWHFLDILWLYLFGFLLLNH
- a CDS encoding cytochrome c oxidase subunit 3, producing MATVATADEKKKGIDWGGGNRPLGGVRYGKLMMWFFLLSDAFTFSALLISYGMIRYSHEGYSYEQTYQVEQYGLNVPTAHVVMENGVAVTKKGEFYFSQKYWPVPEKVFEAVPFLHGKSLPLVFVGIMTFILIMSSVTMVLAVEAGHRRDQRDVEKWMLWTILGGIVFLGSQAWEWAHFIVGTDGGGALRTSGDGRNLGEVIYGAGLSENQYGPTTFANLFFFITGFHGTHVLSGVIINIIIFYNTVMGIYARKNDYEMVEKVGLYWHFVDLVWVFVFTFFYLV